The genomic region GAAATCTGCTCCAGCAAAAGATTTATTTAAAGAATTTAACTTTACTATAGAAAATATTGTGAATAAGTCAATAACTTTATTAAAATCTTAATTTTTTTATTTAAAAAATTTAAATTTATGGGGCACTTAAAGCCCCATTTTCTAAAAAACAGCATATTTATAATATATAAAAATATTGAATTAGGAAAAAATATGATTAATTCAATTACTAAATTAGCACAACAATTAATCTCAATTCCATCTATTAGTCCAAAAGATTTAGGTTGTCAAGATATTATAATACAACGTTTGCGCACTATAGGTTTCGAAATTATAAAAATTAATATTAAAAATACAAAAAATTTTTGGGCTGTTAAAGGTTCTGGGGAAACATTAACATTTTTAGGTCATACAGATGTAGTTTCACCAGGAAAAAAAGAAGATTGGAACACCAATCCTTTTGATCCAATTATTAAAGACGGATATTTATTTGGTAGAGGCGCTTCTGATATGAAAGGCGCTTTAGCTGCCATGGTTGTTGCAACTGAAAGGTTTATAAATAAATTTCCTAATCATAAAGGACGTTTATCTTTTTTAATTACTTCAGATGAAGAGTCCAATGCTCTTCATGGTACTATAAAAGTAGTAGAATATTTAATATCTAAAAATGATAAAATTGATTATTGTATAGTTGGAGAACCGTCTAGCACTAGTGTAGTTGGTGATGTTGTAAAAAATGGTAGAAGGGGTTCAATTACAGCTAATTTAATTATTCATGGAATACAAGGTCATATTGCATATCCTGATTTAGCAGACAATCCAATTCATAAAGGATTGCCTATAATTTTAGAAATATTATCTATTAAATTAGATAATGGAAATATTTTTTTTTCTCCTAGTAGTATTAACGTTGCAAATATTCATGCGGGAGATGGAACAAGTAATATTATTCCAGGTACTTTATTTGTTCAATTTAATATTCGATTTAGTACAGAAATTTCTGAAAAAGAAATTAAATCTAAAATTATCAAGATATTAGATGCAAAAAATATTAATTATAGTATAGAATGGATTTTTTCGGGAAAACCATTTCTTACAAAAAAAGGTTTGTTAATAGAAACAATAGTAGAATCTATTTTAAATTTTAATAAAAAAAAACCTATTTTATCTACTTCTGGAGGAACTTCTGATGGTCGATTTATTTCTTTAATGGGATCAGAAGTAGTTGAATTAGGATTAACGAACAATACTATTCATAAAGTAAATGAATGTGTAAAAATATCTGATTTAAAGTTATTAAGTAGTATTTATGAAGATATTTTAAAAAAAATATTAACATAATTTTTTTAAAATTTTTATATATAACACTATGATTTTTTATTTATTACAATCGATGATGCAGAATATCATAAAGATAATCTGCACCAAATGCTCTTTATAATTATTTAATTTTAAAAATTTTATTGAACAATTATTTATTTACATAGGAGGAAATATATTGTAATTTTTTTGTTTTAAATCTTTTTTTGTATAAGGAATACTGTATTCTTTGTTTTTATCAGGAAAACTAGTACCATTCGGAATGATTAATGTTTGCAATGAATTTTTTGAACAGTTAAAATCACAATCATTACTTTTAAAATCTTTTAATGTACATGATGTTATTAAAAATATATTTAAAATTTGAAGCGTTATAATTTTAAAGAATTTTTTATAGTTTTTACAAATTAGCATATTGAATAGCTTTTTCAAGTTGTAAACGTGTAGAATGTAAAATCGGAGTCATTGGTAAACGAAGCGTATCGCTTTTTATCAATCCTATTTTTTTAGCCAGCCATTTTACTGGAATAGGATTGGGTTCTATAAATAACGCTTCATGCAATAATGTTAAGCGTTTGTTTATAGATCTTGCCTTAGCAAAATCTCCTTTTAATGCGTATTCACAAATTTTTCTAATTTCTTTTGCTGCAACATTTGCAGTTACTGATATTACACCATGACCACCTAATTGTATAAAATCTAATGCGGTAATGTCATCTCCACTAATCAATAAAAAATCATTTTTTACTAATTGTTTAATTTTATTAATCCGTGATAAATCTCCTGTGGCTTCTTTAATGCCTATTATATTATTAAATTTAGATAACTTAGAAACTGTTTCTGGTAGTAAATCACATCCAGTACGACTAGGAACATTGTATAAAATTTGTGGTAGTTCTGTATTTTCTGAAATAGCTTTGAAATGTTGATATAATCCTTCTTGAGTAGGTTTATTGTAATATGGTGTAACGCTTAAGCATCCTGCAATTCCAGATTTTTCAAATCTTTTAGTTAAAGATATAGCTTCTGTTGTAGCATTAGCTCCTGTTCCTGCTATAATAGGAATTCGTTGATCTGCTAATTCTAAAGTAAGCATAACGACATTTATATGTTCTTCTTGACTAAGTGTTGCTGATTCTCCAGTAGTTCCAATAGAAACAATAGCTTTAGTTTTATTGATTACATGATAATCAATTAATTTTTTTAAACTAGTACGACAAATATGACCTTTTTCATCCATGGGTGTAATTAGCGCAACAATACTTCCTGTAAACATTATCTGTTCTCCTGCATAAAAAATATTTTATGGTATGTTTGATATAAATTAAAATCAAGTATATAGAAATCATAAGAATAATATTTTAAAAATATAATTTAATTTTAAATATGAATGTCATATAGATATCTTTCATTATAGTTTGTTAATTATGTCATGATAAAAAATATACTGTTATCAATATTAATTTCTTGCTTTTTTATTAAAATATTTTATATAAGTTTTTAAAACTCATGTTTAATAAACATTAAAAATGTTTTTTATGTAAAGAAAATATTTTTTTTGTACATATTATGATTAAAAATATTATTGAATAACAATATTTTTATTTAACTATATCAAGATTTATAACATATAGAACTAAGTTAGATTTTACGAAAATTAAATTTAAATATATTTGATATTAATTCAATAAAAAAAATTTTTATGAAATTAATTATTATATTTATTAAGCTGCTAAATGAATTTTATTTAGCAGCTTAAATTTTTTTAAATTATTAACTGCATTGTGCTCGAAATCTCAATATATGATCCATTAATACAATAGCTACCATTGCTTCAGTTATTGGTACAGCACGCAATCCTACACATGGATCATGTCGACCTTTGATGATAATTGGAACCGTTTTATTATCTTTATTAATTGTATTACCTGTTTTACGAATACTTGATGTAGGTTTAAATGCAACTTTTAGTATAATTTTTTCACCATTACTAATACCACCTAAAATTCCTCCAGAATGATTAGAAGAAAAACCTTTTTCTGTCATTTCATCACGATGTTCACTTCCTTTTTGATTGACTACTGAAAATCCATCTCCAATTTCTACTCCTTTAACAGCATTAATACTCATTAAAGCGTGTGCTAAATCAGCATCGAGACGATCAAACACAGGTTCTCCTAATCCTACGGGAACATTTTCAGCAAGAACAGTGATTTTAGCTCCAATAGAATCACCTGATTTTTTTAAATTTTTTATTAATGTTTCAAGTTTTAAAACTTTTTCGATATCAGAACAAAAAAAAGGATTTTTTTCTACTTCTTCCCAATTTTTAAACGAACATTTAATATTTCCCATGGCTGATAAATATGCACGTATAGTAATTCCATATTTGTTTTTTAAATATTTTTTTGCGATTGCTCCTGCAGCAACTCTCATAGTGGTTTCCCGAGCTGAAGATCTTCCTCCACCTCGATAATCTCTTATTCCATATTTTTTTTCATAAGTGTAATCAGCATGTCCTGGTCTAAATAAATTTTTTATATCATTGTAATCTTCTGAACGTTGATCAGCGTTATATATTATTAAACCAATACTTGTACCAGTGGTTATCCCTTCAAACACGCCAGATAAAATATGAATTTGATCTAGTTCAGAACGAGGTGTTGTATAACGTGAAGTTCCTGGTCTTCTACGATTTAAATCGTGTTGTAAATCTTCACAAGATAACTGAAGACCTGGTGGTGTTCCATCAATTATACATCCTAATGCTTTTCCATGAGATTCGCCAAAAGTAGTAACACAAAATATTTTTCCAATTGTATTTCCAGACATTTTATTCTTCTTTTAATATTATTAAATAATACAACTATACAGAATAAATAAAAAATGTTTTTTTTATTTATTACATATTCAATTAAGAATAAATTTTTTATTTGTTGTTTTTATAAAAACTAAATTATATAATCAATAAAAATGTAAATAATTATAAAAATCTAATGATTTTATATTTAAAATATTAAAATTAATTGAAATTATTGGTAATAAAACCTTATGAATAAAAATATCCGATATACTTTTCATAAAAATTATTTATTTCGTCAATATTTAAATGATACACGTGAAATAGTGCAGGACACTATCTTTCATTCGCCTATTAATAAAAAAAAAAATACTAATATAGTACGTAATCGAATTATTTTCGAGCAAGATGCTAATAGTCATTATTTTACTTTTAGAAATAAAAAAAATTTATTTAAAGATAATCCCATTTCTTATATACGTCATAAAAACTTAAACAATGTTCTAAAAAATTTAAAAAAAGGAAAATATAATCCTGATATTTTTCTTGATTTACATGGATTAACACAATATCAGGCTCAAAAAGCATTGGGTGAGTTAATTGCAACATGTCAAAAAGAAAAAATTTTTTGTGCACATGTTATGCATGGATATGGTAAACATGTTTTAAAAAAACAAACACCATTTTGGTTATCTCAACATCCAGATATTATTGCTTTTCATGAGGCTCCTAAATTTTTTGGAAGCGACGCTGCAATTATAGTTATAATTGAAATTAACACTTAAATTTAAAAAATATAAATGTTTTAATAAAAAATAATTCTATATTTATAAAAATTATCTAAAAATATATTTTTTTATTAAAAATAAAATTATATTTTTTTTATTTTAAATTAATTAAAACCATTTTATATTTCATCAATTATATATCTATAATATAAATTAAAATTTTTAATTTTTTTAAAAATATCTTGTATTATTTCTTGCTAAGATCAAAAAATTTTATCTCAATATTACTGTTCAGATATAAATTAGCACTCATAATTATATTGAAATTTTACGATGACATTATTTTTTGAAAATATTATTTAATAATAATATTTATTCAAATTTAAAAAATAATTTTTAAAAACCCTTATATTTTGGGTTTTTTTATTTTTAATAAGTAAATATTTGAATATATTTTTAATATAAGAAATATTAAGGAATTAGAAACATGTTGGATAATAATCGCGTGCGTCTAGCGATGCAAAAAACCGGTCGTTTAAACAATGATTCTATAAAATTATTAACGTTTTGTGGTATTAAAATAAACTTAACACAACAAAAATTAATAGCTTTTGCTGAAAATATGCCTATTGATGTAATGTTAGTTCGTGATGATGATATTCCTGGATTAATAATGGATGGCATAGTAGATTTAGGCATAGTTGGAGAGAATGTTCTTGAAGAAGAATTGTTAAAACGAATATCACAAAAATCTGAATGTTCTTATTTAACTTTAAGACGTCTTGATTTTGGAATTTGTAGACTATCTTTAGCTCTTCCAGTTAATATTACTTATTCTAGTTTAGCATGTTTAAAAAATATGAGGATTGCTACTTCATATCCTCATTTATTGAAAAAATATTTAGATCAAAATAATATTTCGTTTAAATCCTGCATGTTAAATGGATCAGTGGAAGTAGCTCCTAGAGCTGGTTTAGCAGATGCTATTTGTGATTTAGTTTCTACAGGAGCAACATTAGAAGCTAATGGTTTAAGAGAAGTTCAAGTAGTATATCGTTCACATGCATGTCTAATTTGTAAAACTAGCAATATTACTTCTGAAAAAAAAGAAACTATTACTAAATTAATAACTCGTATTAAAGGTGTCATTAAAGCACGTGAATCTAAATATATTATGTTACATGCTCCTATTAATAAATTAGACGAAGTTATATCATTATTACATGGGGCAGAAAGACCAACTATTTTAAAATTAGCAGGAGATGATAATCGAGTAGCCATGCATATGGTAAGTAGTGAAACGCTTTTTTGGGAAACTATGGAAAAATTAAAAGCTTTAGGAGCAAGCTCAATTTTAGTTTTGCCAATTGAAAAAATGATGGAGTAAAATTATTGATGAAATATTTTAATAACATTGTTTATTGGAATAAATTAAATTCTGACGAACAAAAAAAAATATTATTACGACCTTTTTCAAAAAAAAATAGTTCTGTTAAAAAAACTGTTGAAGAAATCATAGAAAATGTTAAAAATCTAGGTGATAAAGCATTGCAAGATTATTCCTTATTATTTGATAAAAGTAATATAAAAAAATTTAAAGTTTCTCAAAAAGAAATATATTTATCTTCAAATTATTTAAGTAATAAACTAAAAAATGCAATTTTAATTGCAAAAAAAAATATTCAATGTTTTCATGAAGCTCAAATTTTAAAACCCATAGATATTGAAACACAGATTGGAATTCGTTGTCAGCAAATCAATTTACCATTACATGCTATAGGCATTTACATACCAGGGGGAACAGCTCCTCTATTTTCTACTGTGTTAATGCTAGCAATACCCGCTCAAATTGCTGGTTGTAAAAAAATTATTCTTTGTTCTCCTCCTCCAATTAGCTATGAAGTTCTCTATACAGCATATATTTGTGGTATCAAACAAATTTTTCAAATAGGAGGTGCTCAGGCTATTGCTGCTCTTGCTTTTGGTACAGAGACTATTCCTAAAGTAGATAAAATTTTTGGACCTGGTAATGCTTATGTTACAGAAGCAAAATTACAAGTTAACTCGATTTTTAATGGAACTGCTATAGATATGTTAGCAGGACCTTCAGAATTATTGATTATTGCAGATCATACTGCTAATCCAGATTTTATTGCTGCTGACTTATTATCTCAAGCTGAACATGGCATATCTTCTCAAGTTTTTTTACTAACACCATGTGCAGAAATAGCTCAAAAAGTAGTTTTATCTCTTAATAAACAGTTAATAAAATTAACTAGATTATTAACAATTTTAGAAACGTTAAAAAATAGTATTATTATTATTGCGAAAGATTTATTTGAGTGCATTGAAATATCCAATATATATGCACCTGAACATTTAATGCTTCAAATAAAATCACCTAGAAAAATGCTTGATTCCATTTCTAATGCTAGTTCTATTTTTTTGGGTTCATGGTCTCCAGAATCTGCAGGTGATTATGCGTCTGGAACTAATCATGTTTTACCTACTTATGGTAAATCTCTTACTAATTCTGCTTTAGGATTATCAGATTTTCAAAAACGTGTATTAGTTCAAGAATTAACTCCTAAAGGATTGATAAATTTATCTAGTACTCTAGAGGTATTATCTTCTGCAGAAAAATTACAAGCTCATAAAAATGCTGTTAAAATCCGAATTGATTTTTTAAAGGAAAAAATATGATAAATAATGTTCTTAAATTAGTTAGATATAATATAAAAAAGTTAAGACCTTATCAATCTGCAAGACGTATTGGAGGAGGAAATGGTTTGATATGGTTAAATGCAAATGAATCTCCTCTATCCATTCCTTTTAAATTAAAAAAAAAATCATTTAATCGTTATCCAGAATGTCAACCTATAGATTTAATATCCTCTTATGCTAAATATGTAAACTTATCTTTTGAACAAGTATTAGCTACAAGAGGAGCTGATGAAGGAATTGAACTATTAATTAAAGCATTTTGTGAACCTGAAAAAGATGCAATTATTTATTGTCCTCCTACTTATGATATGTACCAAGTCAATGCTAACATGGCTAATGTTAAAATAAAGGAAATACCTACTATTAAAAATACTTGGGAATTAGATTTATTAAGTATTCAATCAAATTTAAAAACAGTAAAATTAGTTTATATTTGCAATCCTAACAATCCAACTGGTAATATTATTTTAAAAAAAGATCTCTTATTTCTATTAAAAATAACTTTAGGTCGTGCTTTAGTAG from Buchnera aphidicola (Artemisaphis artemisicola) harbors:
- the dapA gene encoding 4-hydroxy-tetrahydrodipicolinate synthase; this translates as MFTGSIVALITPMDEKGHICRTSLKKLIDYHVINKTKAIVSIGTTGESATLSQEEHINVVMLTLELADQRIPIIAGTGANATTEAISLTKRFEKSGIAGCLSVTPYYNKPTQEGLYQHFKAISENTELPQILYNVPSRTGCDLLPETVSKLSKFNNIIGIKEATGDLSRINKIKQLVKNDFLLISGDDITALDFIQLGGHGVISVTANVAAKEIRKICEYALKGDFAKARSINKRLTLLHEALFIEPNPIPVKWLAKKIGLIKSDTLRLPMTPILHSTRLQLEKAIQYANL
- the hisD gene encoding histidinol dehydrogenase, whose translation is MKYFNNIVYWNKLNSDEQKKILLRPFSKKNSSVKKTVEEIIENVKNLGDKALQDYSLLFDKSNIKKFKVSQKEIYLSSNYLSNKLKNAILIAKKNIQCFHEAQILKPIDIETQIGIRCQQINLPLHAIGIYIPGGTAPLFSTVLMLAIPAQIAGCKKIILCSPPPISYEVLYTAYICGIKQIFQIGGAQAIAALAFGTETIPKVDKIFGPGNAYVTEAKLQVNSIFNGTAIDMLAGPSELLIIADHTANPDFIAADLLSQAEHGISSQVFLLTPCAEIAQKVVLSLNKQLIKLTRLLTILETLKNSIIIIAKDLFECIEISNIYAPEHLMLQIKSPRKMLDSISNASSIFLGSWSPESAGDYASGTNHVLPTYGKSLTNSALGLSDFQKRVLVQELTPKGLINLSSTLEVLSSAEKLQAHKNAVKIRIDFLKEKI
- the hisG gene encoding ATP phosphoribosyltransferase, which gives rise to MLDNNRVRLAMQKTGRLNNDSIKLLTFCGIKINLTQQKLIAFAENMPIDVMLVRDDDIPGLIMDGIVDLGIVGENVLEEELLKRISQKSECSYLTLRRLDFGICRLSLALPVNITYSSLACLKNMRIATSYPHLLKKYLDQNNISFKSCMLNGSVEVAPRAGLADAICDLVSTGATLEANGLREVQVVYRSHACLICKTSNITSEKKETITKLITRIKGVIKARESKYIMLHAPINKLDEVISLLHGAERPTILKLAGDDNRVAMHMVSSETLFWETMEKLKALGASSILVLPIEKMME
- the dapE gene encoding succinyl-diaminopimelate desuccinylase; translation: MINSITKLAQQLISIPSISPKDLGCQDIIIQRLRTIGFEIIKINIKNTKNFWAVKGSGETLTFLGHTDVVSPGKKEDWNTNPFDPIIKDGYLFGRGASDMKGALAAMVVATERFINKFPNHKGRLSFLITSDEESNALHGTIKVVEYLISKNDKIDYCIVGEPSSTSVVGDVVKNGRRGSITANLIIHGIQGHIAYPDLADNPIHKGLPIILEILSIKLDNGNIFFSPSSINVANIHAGDGTSNIIPGTLFVQFNIRFSTEISEKEIKSKIIKILDAKNINYSIEWIFSGKPFLTKKGLLIETIVESILNFNKKKPILSTSGGTSDGRFISLMGSEVVELGLTNNTIHKVNECVKISDLKLLSSIYEDILKKILT
- the smrB gene encoding endonuclease SmrB — translated: MNKNIRYTFHKNYLFRQYLNDTREIVQDTIFHSPINKKKNTNIVRNRIIFEQDANSHYFTFRNKKNLFKDNPISYIRHKNLNNVLKNLKKGKYNPDIFLDLHGLTQYQAQKALGELIATCQKEKIFCAHVMHGYGKHVLKKQTPFWLSQHPDIIAFHEAPKFFGSDAAIIVIIEINT
- the hisC gene encoding histidinol-phosphate transaminase — translated: MINNVLKLVRYNIKKLRPYQSARRIGGGNGLIWLNANESPLSIPFKLKKKSFNRYPECQPIDLISSYAKYVNLSFEQVLATRGADEGIELLIKAFCEPEKDAIIYCPPTYDMYQVNANMANVKIKEIPTIKNTWELDLLSIQSNLKTVKLVYICNPNNPTGNIILKKDLLFLLKITLGRALVVIDEAYIEFSPEDSMVSFLKDYSHLVILRTLSKAFGLAGIRCGFTLANKVIIEILNKVITPYPISIPVMDIAVQSLQKNYITLMKDRVSELNLNRIWLINQLNELDCIDKVFESHANYILVKFFMFEKIFQMLWNKGIILRNQNNKMNLKECIRISIGTRSECFSLIQELKNFSKNNIF
- the aroC gene encoding chorismate synthase, with the translated sequence MSGNTIGKIFCVTTFGESHGKALGCIIDGTPPGLQLSCEDLQHDLNRRRPGTSRYTTPRSELDQIHILSGVFEGITTGTSIGLIIYNADQRSEDYNDIKNLFRPGHADYTYEKKYGIRDYRGGGRSSARETTMRVAAGAIAKKYLKNKYGITIRAYLSAMGNIKCSFKNWEEVEKNPFFCSDIEKVLKLETLIKNLKKSGDSIGAKITVLAENVPVGLGEPVFDRLDADLAHALMSINAVKGVEIGDGFSVVNQKGSEHRDEMTEKGFSSNHSGGILGGISNGEKIILKVAFKPTSSIRKTGNTINKDNKTVPIIIKGRHDPCVGLRAVPITEAMVAIVLMDHILRFRAQCS